The stretch of DNA TAAAGGAATGCTTCTGCTTCATTTATTTTTAGAAGCAAAAGTACCGTGCCCATGTTTCCCCGAAAGTAACTCGTTCTGCTCTTCAAAACGCTGGTTCTGTTGCTGCTATGCTTCTAACAACTGAAGCAGTAATCGCTGACAAGCCAGAAGATAAGCCTACAATGCCTGATATGGGTGCTATGGGTGGCATGATGTAATTCACCCCAAAATATACTCAGTAATATTAAGGATTCCACTCGACACCTAAAATTAGGTACCGAGACTTCAAAAAAAGAAGCTTTCATGAGTTCCTCGAACTTTTGAGAAGCTTCTTTTTTTATCTTTTATGATGAGTTGTAAATAAACTTGTGTGTTTCGTTTTTTGAATGACCTAAACTGTCCATTATCTGAAGAAGTTCTACTCCTCCACTCAAGGTATACTAGTATGCGTATGACGTTAAGAATGATGTGTTAAACGCTTTTTAATTGAAGAAATTTCTTTCATAAGCTTTTCATTCGATTTTCAATTGCTTTAACCTAATTGTTAATACATTACAAATATAGTGTATTTTTCAAATGAATCATATTATAATTAATCACATAATTTTAAAAAAATAGATAAAATAAGTTTGGAAAATTATGATTTGAGGAGGGGGTAATGATTCTCAGTATATTTGGTTGGGTCTCATTAGTAATAATTTCTTATATCATTGTTTCTAAAAAAATTAATATTAAAGGATTTATTACATTATTAATAATTCTATTTTTACAAACTTATTTTGCTTTTATCTTTTTGTTCAATAGATTGGAAAGTATAAATAATGTACTAGTATTCTTATTGATTGTAGCTCTTTTTTTATTCATAATTTACTTGCTGACAAGGTACTTTAAAGTAATGGATAAATATCACGAATATTTTAAAAAATCACTAATTTCCCTCTGTTTAATAGGACTGGTATACACAGAATTTTTTAATGGAAGTATAACATTTCATTCCTGGGCAAATTACCAAGAATATGAGGGGAATATCAAAAAGTACTATTTTATAGTTCCTGTAAATATATCTAGTTTTGAATTTGTAGGTGAGCAGGTTTGCATGATAAGTTATCTGCCATTCCACTCCAAAATAATAAAAGTAGAAAATAATAAAGTTTTTTATTACGAACCCAGGGGATTTGGTGAGGGTGGAGATTGGTGGGAATACGGCAAAAAAAAAGCGGAGCAAATATAGTACTTCTAAGACTATAAGGAATAGCTTAAGGTGAGAACCCTAGTATTGAAGTAAGGGGATTCAGATGGGTTAGATAAATACTCATACATTTTTCTCTTAGTGAGTAAAAAATGCTGATTTTTCAAACTAAAAAACTATTTATTAGAAGAAGGTCTTTCATCAGTTTACTGAACCGGTGAGAGGCCTTTTTTCCATATATGATGTCATTTTATTGAAAAGTTCAAAGACCCTTACCTTCAGAGCATTTTATTTAGGTGAAAAATGAGCCTTTATTAAGAAGAAAGTTCAACAAATCCCCTGAGACTCTAAGGGCTTCATGTATAAAATTCATCCACATACCCAATAGTATACTTTTGTATACTATACCACTTTGAAGTGCGTACTTATAAAAAAGTGTATATAAATTTATAATGTTTTTGAACAGTGTAAAGGAGGGATTCGTAGGTGAGCTTCGATAAGCATCGTGATATACAGAAAATATGGACAGTACATGAACGTATATTTAGTGATATTCATCGTGCAGGAGCCATACTTGAGCCGGGAAATTGGGAAGCTTATGACCCCTTTTTATTACTAATGGAAGATAAATTTCAAAAAGGGGCATTTGACAAACATCCGCATCGAGGCATTGAAACATTAACATATGTGATTGATGGCAGTATTGGTCACTATGATAGTGCAACAGGAGCGGGTGGTACATTGCAAAAAGGGGACATGCAATTGATGACGGCAGGAAGAGGCGTTGTTCATAATGAATCTCCTGTAGAAGGAGAAACCGTACACACTCTTCAACTTTGGGTGAACCTGCCAAGAAAAGATAAAATGACAGCACCACGTTATCAAAACATTAAAGCAAAAGATGTTCCCATTCGTAAAGAAGAAGGCGCTACGATTCGAGTATACTCTGGCTCTTCGGGCGATGTTGTGTCTGGCATATTGAATCATGTCCCATTTACTTTTGTAGAAATCCTAGCTGATCAAGGTGCTTCAGTAATCCAAGATTTACCAGGTGATTATAACGGATTTATCTATGTATTAGAAGGCAGCGGCACTTTCGGTGAAAATAGAGTTGAAGCGAATAAAGGGCAAGCGATGTGGTTAGGATCAGCTGATGGTGCAGAAATGAGTCATATTCAAGTTACTGCAAATGAGAATTTGCGCCTTATATTATTTGCTGGGCCTCCACTGAAGGAACCAATTGCAGCACATGGCCCATTTGTAATGAATACAATGGAAGAAATTAAACAAGCTTATGCAGATTATCGAAATGGTACTTTTATTTCGTAAATAGAATAGATCCCAAATCCTTTTTTACACCAATTCGTGAAAAAATGTATATTTTTTATATGCATTTTATAATATAGCTATCTCGCATCTGAGAAATTTAATTAACTAGAGGAGAATTTTAATAATGAATATTTTAGTAGTAAAAGCAAATAACCGCCCTGCATCTGAAGGGATATCTAGCAGAATGTACGAAACTTTTATGGCTGAATTAGAAGGTAAAGATGTAAACGTAACAACTTACGATGTTTATGAAGAAGACACACCATACTTTGGACAAGAGCTCTTCAACGCTTTCGGTAAAGTACAAAACGGTGGCGAATTAACAGACATCGAATCACGCCTTTTAGCTGCAAAACAAAAAGCAATGGACGCACTCTCAGCTGCAGATGTAGTCGTATTCGCATTCCCATTATGGAATTTAACAATCCCAGCTAAATTACAAACATTCATCGATTATGTATACGCTGCAGGATTCGCATTTAAATACACTCCTGAAGGAAAAATGGTTCAATTAATGACGGACAAAAAAGCAATCTTCTTAAATGCTCGTGGCGGTGTATACTCAACACCAGAAGCAGCTCCAATGGAAATGGCTGTTAACTACATGCGCAACGTATTTAGCGGTATCTTCGGTATGCAAATTATCGATGAAGTGATTATTGAAGGTCACAATGCTATGCCTGATAAAGCACAAGAAATCATTGCGGCAGGTATGGAAGAAGTTAAAGCTTCTGCACAACGTGTATTGGAGTTAGCTGTTAAAGCTTAATATTGGTAAGAAGAATTTAATAATTAGTTAAAAAAGTAGGGCAGTCTTCAAAAGTTAATTTTGTAGACTGCCTTTTTGTTACTATTAGGATCTAATTAACTGCTTGCTTTTGAATTCACTTTATTCTTTTTGTGCAGCGTATGTTTTGTTCCCCATTCATGCATAGCCTCTAAAATGGGTTCTAAAGTTTTTCCGTATTCGGTAATTGAGTATTCAACTTTTGGCGGGACTTGAGGGTAGACTTTACGCGAAATGATATCTTCTTCCTCTAATTCTCGCAGTTGGTTTGTTAACATTTTTTGCGTAATCCCAGGTAAACTACGTTTTAATTCGCTAAAACGCAGCGTCCCTTTTTGCAATAAGTGTAATAAAATAATTGGTTTCCATTTACCTACTAAAATACTTAAAGCATCATCTACACGACATAGTTCGGGTTTCTTCTCCATCTAGACATCTCCTTTAGTATCTTTTTGTATACTATATCACTTTAAGGATCGTACTTTATATATATTACTATACTACATAATAACATTAGGCAAGAGAATTAGACTAGAAAAAGAATGACTAGGGGATAGAATCATTACTCCCTTATAAAGATATGTTCATTAGGTCATATCCAAATGAATCTATTTCTTCTATATATGTCTTGATGATAGGACGGCATGGTGCAATCTCATTGGTGAAGATACACCATCTGTGGAAAATAAAAGTTAATTCGTTCAAGAGAGTTGTGTATGCTTATTGTACATGTTATTATCGAAATATTATGAATTATCTTGAAAGTAATCACGGAAAAAATTGGGGGGATTCTAATGAAAAAAGTTTTATCCATTGTACTATGTGGTGTTCTACTAATTCTCGCTTCCTGTGGTACTAACAGCAATCAAACTGGAGGGGGCAATGAAGAAAAGAAAACAGTAAAAATAGGAATCATTCAGCTCGTTGAGCATCCATCATTAGATGGTGCGAGGGAAGGGTTTATTGCGGCATTGAAAGATGCAGGCTATGAGGAAGGAAAAAATTTGAAGTTAGATTACCAGAATGCACAAGGGGATATGAACAATAATATGACGATCGCTCAAAATTTTGTAGCCGATAAAAATGACCTAATTTTGGCCATTGCAACGGCAAGTGCTCAAGCGGCAGTTCAATCAACGAAGGATATTCCTATTTTGTTTACAGCGATAACAGATCCAGTGGGAGCAAATCTTGTTCAGAGCTTAGAGAACCCAGGAGTAAATGTTACGGGGACATCTGATACTCATCCAGATGCTATAAAAAACACCATCAACTCTATTAAAAAGTTTATTCCTGAAGCTAAAAAGGTTGGGATCATCTATAACTCAGGTGAACCGAATTCCGTTGTGAATGTCGAAAAGGCAAAGCAAGTAATAAAAGAAATAGGGTTAGAAACGGTTGAAACAACGATTGCCACCAGCACCGAAGTAAAACAAGCGGCCGAATCATTAGTAGGAAGAGCAGATGTTTTCTACATACCGAAGGATAATACAGTCGTCTCTGCACTTGAATCGGTTATAACAGTTGCCAATGAGAAAAAGATTCCAACCTTTGTCGGAGAAGGCGATTCTGTCAAACGTGGAACATTTGCTTCTTACGGCTTTGAGTACCATGATCTCGGATACACGACCGGAAAAATGGCCGTGGAAATTCTCAATGGCAAAAAACCAAGTGAAATTCCAGTCGGTTTCCCTGAAAATCTAGAGCTATACATCAATAAGAAGGCAGCCGAACAAGAAGGCATTACATTAACTGAAAACATGCTAAAAGGTGCAAAAATAGTAGGAGAATAAGGTAAAAGCACACTGTCCTTTATTTCAAAGGCAGTGTGCTTCTTTTTTTAAAGAGTATTGCATAAAAACAACTAAATCATTCTAAAACACGTTTTAAGCTGCAATATACTTAAATGAATTTATGCTGAAACTATTAACATAAGAAGATTTTCGAAAAAAATTGATAGATTTATAGAGTAGGAGAACCTTGATAGGCATTAGGCTTATCAAGTTTTTTTAATTCATAGAGTTAATGGGTGTATTTGAATTGGCTGACAAACCAACTTAATTGGCTGATAAATGGATAGAATTGGCTGACAAACTAACATATTGGCTGATAAATAGATAGATAGATTTCGCTGATAAACTAACGTATTCGGTGATAAATTTGAAAAACTCTCTGCTGCACACCGCTAGGAAGCCCGTCTAATTACTTACAATCCAAAAGAACTAAATGTTCTATTCTATTCGACAAAATAAAAATTAACTTGTTTACCCAAAAATAATAAAAAAGAACTACAAAATTTTACAATCGTCATATAAAAAGGTGTAATTTCTTCCGTAATCTTTACATAAGTAACAAAAAAATGACCAAAGGACTGTATTGGTTTGGTTCGATATTCCTAATAAATATTTTTGCTTCAAGATAATAACAGGAAAAAAATAACAGACATTTTTCGACATTTTTTTTGGGAGTATTTGACCAAAATATGAACTGGTGGTAAAAAATAGTAAAGAAAAATATAAATTGAAGATAAATAAAATTTTGCAAACTACAAAAATGTAAATTGCTAAGAGAGGTACCATACTATGCTGGAATCAAAAAGGAGAGCAATTATTTTCTTATCAATCTCTTTATTATTGGCTTTTATTGCCGGACTATTTTTCTTGCAGAAAATTAAAGAATTAAATAGTGAATTAGGGGGAATGACGAAAATATATGTGACTGCAACAGATATTCCATCGAGAACATTACTTCAGCCTGACCATGTAAAACAAATAGAAATTCCAAATCGATATGTTAACAATTCACACGTAGTAAATGTAGAGGATTTAATCGACAAGGTTTTGGTTGTACCTTTAGTTGAAGATGATCTTATCACAAAGTCAATGTTAAAACCTGTTTCAAATGCTACGGATGAAAATAATAGATTGGTAACAATGCTTCAATCAGAGCGGATACGTTTTGATGAAGAACTAGAGGGGCTTGATCGGGTAGACATTGTTGTATCACATAAGTTTGATGGCAAACCAGTTACTGAAGTATTTATGAAGGATGTTTTAGTAGCAGGTGTTTCTAAAAGTGGAAAGCAGTTTTCTGGAGTTGCTCTTGAAGTTCCTGCTGATGATGCGCCAAGAATTATTCACATTCAAAATTATGCAGACTCGATTCGAGTATTAAAAGCTAATGTAGGGAAGGCCCCACAATTAAATACTGATATTGAAAATAAAGAGACAGAAGAACAAAAAGAAGAAAAAACTGAACCGCCTCAAGAGCAAAATAAAGAAAATACGGAAACACCAGCTGAACCACCACAAGAACCAAAAAAGGAAAATGCTGAAAAACCGGCAAATGAAAATGAAAATAATAAAAAATAGGATGGAATTGAATTTGGAGGATGCAAATGAGTGCTGATATCAAAATTTTACTCGCAGGTGATCAAGAACAATCAAAAACTCATTTAAGGGGTGTATTAAATAGCTTCGAAAAAGTTGATATGATCTCTTATCGTGATTTGAAGGCAGAGCTGGATCGCCTGGCACCAGATTTAATTTTTTTAATTGAATCTGATAAAGAATCTTCTGCAGATGCAATTGAATATATCCATGCCGTTAATCCAATGGCTCTAGTTGTGTTTATAGCATTCTCCCAAAACTTTGATGTATTAAAAAGTGTGATGCGGGCAGGGATCATTGATTTCTTTATACTGCCTGATGAAAATGCGATGCTATATGGCCGTTTAGATAGCATTGTTCAAATGGTCGTTCAACGTAAAAAGCAATTAATGGAAACTGCTGTTTCAAGCCAGTCTTTTAAAAGAGGAAGAGGCAAAATTTATTCTTTTTACAGTGGAAAAGGTGGTTCGGGAAAAACACTAATCTCAAGTGCGTTTGCTCAAACTTTGAAATTTGAATCCACTGCCCAAGTAATCTTTATCGATTTAAATTTACACTATGGCGGTGCTGAAGCCTTTCTATCTATCGTTTCCAATCGTTCGTTTGCAGATCTTATGCCGGTAATTGATGAGCTAAATGAAAGTCATATTCGAAATGTATCCCAGGTTGAAAAGCTTTCTAAATTAGAAGTCTTACTTAGTCCGCGTGATGCCGAAGTAGCGGAGCATTTACCAGAAGGGTTTATTGCAAGGCTTTTGAGAACATGTAGGAGAAGTTATGACTTTGTAGTAGTAGATTTGCCAGTAGCAATGAATATTCATTCATATGCGGCTCTAGAAGAATCCGATAAGATTTTTTATATATTAAATTTGGATACTCCTTCTATTAATACTTTGAAACAAGTTGAAGGATTGTTTAGAAGATTAGGGATTGAGACCGAGGGAAGATTGGAAATTCTCATTAATCAGGTTGGGAAAGAAAATGAGATCAAGCCTAATGATGTGAAGAATATTATTTCTTACCCTATTGCAGCAAAATTCCCTCGTGATTTTAAAGGGGTGCAGGCCCACATCAATAAAAGTGAACCTTTTAGAAAGGAACCTAATGAAAAGAAATTAATCCCATTTGCAAAAGGAATTAGAAAATGGGTTGTTCAAATGGTGGAATAACTCTTAAAAGGATTGATGACAGATGTCATTATTTGAAAGAAGAACAACTAGGTTAAAAAATGAACATAGAGTTAATTATGAAAATCAATATATAAGTGAGTTAGTCGATCATTACAAAACGAGAATTTTACGTGAAGCGAATTTAGAACTACTAACAAGTCTTCCTCAAGGCGAAATGAGATTAAGAATTGAACAGCTCATCAGCCAATTTATGAGTGAAGAAAAAGTGATTATTCCAAGACTTGATAAAGAAGAGTTATTGACACGAATAATTGATGAATCAGTTGGTTACGGGCCGTTAGAGCCATTGTTGGATGATCCAACAATTACAGAAATATTAATTAATGGCCATAAAGAAATATATATTGAGAAACTTGGTAAGTTACAGTTAGCTCCAGTTATCTTTAAGGACGACAATCATGTGCGACATGTCATTGATCGAATTGTTGCACCCATCGGTAGACGAATTGATGAAAGTTCGCCAATGGTTGATGCTAGACTACCCGATGGAAGCCGTGTAAATGCGGTAATTCCTCCAATTAGTTTAATTGGCCCAGTAGTATCAATAAGAAAGTTCAGAAAAGAGCCTTTTCAAATGACCGATTTACTTAACTTTGATTCGTTAAACAATGAAATGTCTATATTTTTAGATGCGGTTGTTAGGGCAAAGTTAAATATTTTGATATCGGGCGGTACAGGTAGTGGTAAGACAACATTGCTAAATGTATTAGGTAACTCTATTCCGAATGGAGAAAGAATTGTAACGATCGAAGACTCTGCAGAGCTGCGTCTCGATAAGCAGAATGTCGTTGGATTGGAGGCAAGGCCACCAAATGTGGAAGGCACAGGTGAAATTACGATACGTCATTTAGTAAAAAACTCACTAAGGATGCGTCCTGACAGAATTATTGTAGGAGAGGTTCGTGGCGCAGAAGCATTTGATATGCTCCAAGCGATGAATACGGGTCATGAAGGATCTATTACAACTGTCCATGCAAATACTCCCTTTGATGCGTTAAGACGTGTGGAGGGTATGGTTGTAATGGCGGGGATGGATTTACCTACTCATATTATTCGAGAGTATATTGTAGGAGCACTCGATATTATTGTTCAAGGAGAAAGGCTAACCGATGGAACAAGAAAAATAACATCCATTTGCGAGATTCATAGAGAAGACAGCGGAGAAATTGTTATTAAAGAAATATTTAAGTTCAAAAGAATTGGCATGAAGAAGTCTGGTGAAGTAGAGGGATATTTTACACCTACAGGAGTAATACCGAGGTGTATAGAAAGAATTAATATGTTTGGAATTTCTCTTCCAAACAATCTTTTTGAAAGTAAATAGGCAGTTCAGAATGATGCAGGGGGGTGTACCAATTGGAGATTGCTGCTATATTTGGAATTTCGGTTTTATTTTTTATTTGGGGTTTTTATAATCTGTTGGGCTTTAGAAAAGAGAAACGAGAAATCACTAAGAAATATGAAAAAATGTTCAAGAAAGAAAATGGAAGAAGCAGCTTTATCTCAAAACTAGGTGACCGGTTCGATGAAACCCCATTTGCAAAGAATTTTAAGATTAAATTATTACATGCAAATATTTTAATACTTCCATCTGAGTTTTTTGCCATTTTACTATTTTGCTGCTTTGCCATTGTCATTATCTTAATGTGGCTCTTTTCCTTGAAGTTTAGCATTAGCTTAATATTGGCAGTCATTATCAGTTTAGCATCCTATTGGCTTTTATTTTTAGTACGAAGAAACAAATATATTGAAAAATTAAATGATCAGCTTGCTGAAGTATGCAGATTGCTAGGAAATAGTACAAAGGCAGGTATGACGATTAATCAAGGAATTGAAGTAGTTGCTGCAGAGGTAGGATTTCCAGCAAGAGATGAGTTTAAGGAACTCGCCCATAATTTAAGGCTAGGAGTAGACTTTGAACGGGCATTAAAGGAAATTGAAAAGCGAGTGCCGACAAGAGAGTTCAAATTATTTATTGCAGCACTGCTTATACAAAAGAAGTCAGGTGGAAACTTAACAAAGGTCCTTGAGGAAATGGCTAAAACGCTTGAAGAACGAAAAATTTTAAGGCAAACCATTAAAACGGCTACGGCGGAACAACGATTTATTTCATATATATTACCCGCAATGCCGATATTCTTAATTTTAATGCTAAATTCTATGATGGAAGGTTTTGTAGATTTAATTTTTACAATTCCTGGAGCTATTTTAACAACAGTGTTTTTAGTGGGAATGGTCATTTCATTCATACTTGTAAGAGCTGTTACTAATATAAGGGTGTAGAAGAGTTATGGACGGAGTAATACTTACATCAATTTTATTATTTTGGTTGTTTTTGGTATTGAGTTTTGTGAATTTTTATAGTTATTCAAAAAATAAAGAAACACTTAAAGTGCATATCAATGAAGTTGCTATGACGCAGCAATTAATGAAGGTAAAGAAAAAATCAACTCTCGATCGATTCATTATCTTTCTATCACGCTATGCTGATGACTTTTCAGCGTTAGGAGAAAGAATTAATTTTTATAGTGAGTCACCCGATGTTGAAGTGCTGCTAATAAAGGCAGGGAATCCTTATGGATTATCAGTCGCCCGATTTCAGGGATTTAAAATTGTTTGTGTCATTCTCGGATTCATCATAGGAACTTTTCTGTTTTTTTTAGGGTTCCCCTTTGCAAATGTTTTTTTTGTTACACTGCCATTTATAGGTTTTTTTATCCCCATTTTTTTAGTAAGGGGAAAAGCGAAAAAACGCCAAGAACTTCTTAGAAGAGATTTACCTGACTTCCTGGATACCGTAAGTATAAGTCTGCAAGCTGGTTCTGGATTGGACGGAGCTATTAAGGAGGTTATTAGCTATTATATTGGGCCAATTCAAGAAGAGTTTTCGCGGTTTATTCAAGAAATAGAATTAGGTGTACCTAGAGAAAAAGCTTATACAGAAATGCTTAATCGAAACGATAATGTGGATTTCCAAAATGTCATTAAATCGCTAATTCAAGGGTCAAGATTGGGAGTGCCAGTCGCTACAACCTTTCGAAACCAAGCGAATGAAATGAGAAGAATAAGCTTAGAGCAAGTAAAGGAGAAAGCGGCTAAAGCATCTCCAAAGGTTACCCTTATTACATCATTCATTATTGCGCCATTAATCATGTTAATGATATTAGGGTTAATCATTCTTAATATGATTTATGGGGAAGATAGCATATTTAAACTATTTTCAAACTAGTATGAATCATTGAAAGGGGTGATGCTTCAAGTATTAAACTCTAATACTTAATGCATTTGGGAAGGCTATTTTATTTGATTGAAAACTAATAGTATTTGAGGAGGAAAAAAATGAAAAAGAAACTGATTGAAATGAGAGAAAGAATGAATAACCAATTAACAGCAATGTATGTTGGCATTAAGGGAAGAGTGGCCAATGAAAAGGGAGTTTCCACGATTGAGTGGGTTGGATTGGCAGCTGTCATTATTGCATTAA from Cytobacillus dafuensis encodes:
- a CDS encoding pirin family protein produces the protein MSFDKHRDIQKIWTVHERIFSDIHRAGAILEPGNWEAYDPFLLLMEDKFQKGAFDKHPHRGIETLTYVIDGSIGHYDSATGAGGTLQKGDMQLMTAGRGVVHNESPVEGETVHTLQLWVNLPRKDKMTAPRYQNIKAKDVPIRKEEGATIRVYSGSSGDVVSGILNHVPFTFVEILADQGASVIQDLPGDYNGFIYVLEGSGTFGENRVEANKGQAMWLGSADGAEMSHIQVTANENLRLILFAGPPLKEPIAAHGPFVMNTMEEIKQAYADYRNGTFIS
- a CDS encoding FMN-dependent NADH-azoreductase, translated to MNILVVKANNRPASEGISSRMYETFMAELEGKDVNVTTYDVYEEDTPYFGQELFNAFGKVQNGGELTDIESRLLAAKQKAMDALSAADVVVFAFPLWNLTIPAKLQTFIDYVYAAGFAFKYTPEGKMVQLMTDKKAIFLNARGGVYSTPEAAPMEMAVNYMRNVFSGIFGMQIIDEVIIEGHNAMPDKAQEIIAAGMEEVKASAQRVLELAVKA
- a CDS encoding winged helix-turn-helix transcriptional regulator encodes the protein MEKKPELCRVDDALSILVGKWKPIILLHLLQKGTLRFSELKRSLPGITQKMLTNQLRELEEEDIISRKVYPQVPPKVEYSITEYGKTLEPILEAMHEWGTKHTLHKKNKVNSKASS
- a CDS encoding ABC transporter substrate-binding protein; this encodes MKKVLSIVLCGVLLILASCGTNSNQTGGGNEEKKTVKIGIIQLVEHPSLDGAREGFIAALKDAGYEEGKNLKLDYQNAQGDMNNNMTIAQNFVADKNDLILAIATASAQAAVQSTKDIPILFTAITDPVGANLVQSLENPGVNVTGTSDTHPDAIKNTINSIKKFIPEAKKVGIIYNSGEPNSVVNVEKAKQVIKEIGLETVETTIATSTEVKQAAESLVGRADVFYIPKDNTVVSALESVITVANEKKIPTFVGEGDSVKRGTFASYGFEYHDLGYTTGKMAVEILNGKKPSEIPVGFPENLELYINKKAAEQEGITLTENMLKGAKIVGE
- the cpaB gene encoding Flp pilus assembly protein CpaB; its protein translation is MLESKRRAIIFLSISLLLAFIAGLFFLQKIKELNSELGGMTKIYVTATDIPSRTLLQPDHVKQIEIPNRYVNNSHVVNVEDLIDKVLVVPLVEDDLITKSMLKPVSNATDENNRLVTMLQSERIRFDEELEGLDRVDIVVSHKFDGKPVTEVFMKDVLVAGVSKSGKQFSGVALEVPADDAPRIIHIQNYADSIRVLKANVGKAPQLNTDIENKETEEQKEEKTEPPQEQNKENTETPAEPPQEPKKENAEKPANENENNKK
- a CDS encoding AAA family ATPase, with the translated sequence MSADIKILLAGDQEQSKTHLRGVLNSFEKVDMISYRDLKAELDRLAPDLIFLIESDKESSADAIEYIHAVNPMALVVFIAFSQNFDVLKSVMRAGIIDFFILPDENAMLYGRLDSIVQMVVQRKKQLMETAVSSQSFKRGRGKIYSFYSGKGGSGKTLISSAFAQTLKFESTAQVIFIDLNLHYGGAEAFLSIVSNRSFADLMPVIDELNESHIRNVSQVEKLSKLEVLLSPRDAEVAEHLPEGFIARLLRTCRRSYDFVVVDLPVAMNIHSYAALEESDKIFYILNLDTPSINTLKQVEGLFRRLGIETEGRLEILINQVGKENEIKPNDVKNIISYPIAAKFPRDFKGVQAHINKSEPFRKEPNEKKLIPFAKGIRKWVVQMVE
- a CDS encoding CpaF family protein gives rise to the protein MSLFERRTTRLKNEHRVNYENQYISELVDHYKTRILREANLELLTSLPQGEMRLRIEQLISQFMSEEKVIIPRLDKEELLTRIIDESVGYGPLEPLLDDPTITEILINGHKEIYIEKLGKLQLAPVIFKDDNHVRHVIDRIVAPIGRRIDESSPMVDARLPDGSRVNAVIPPISLIGPVVSIRKFRKEPFQMTDLLNFDSLNNEMSIFLDAVVRAKLNILISGGTGSGKTTLLNVLGNSIPNGERIVTIEDSAELRLDKQNVVGLEARPPNVEGTGEITIRHLVKNSLRMRPDRIIVGEVRGAEAFDMLQAMNTGHEGSITTVHANTPFDALRRVEGMVVMAGMDLPTHIIREYIVGALDIIVQGERLTDGTRKITSICEIHREDSGEIVIKEIFKFKRIGMKKSGEVEGYFTPTGVIPRCIERINMFGISLPNNLFESK
- a CDS encoding type II secretion system F family protein, whose product is MEIAAIFGISVLFFIWGFYNLLGFRKEKREITKKYEKMFKKENGRSSFISKLGDRFDETPFAKNFKIKLLHANILILPSEFFAILLFCCFAIVIILMWLFSLKFSISLILAVIISLASYWLLFLVRRNKYIEKLNDQLAEVCRLLGNSTKAGMTINQGIEVVAAEVGFPARDEFKELAHNLRLGVDFERALKEIEKRVPTREFKLFIAALLIQKKSGGNLTKVLEEMAKTLEERKILRQTIKTATAEQRFISYILPAMPIFLILMLNSMMEGFVDLIFTIPGAILTTVFLVGMVISFILVRAVTNIRV
- a CDS encoding type II secretion system F family protein, encoding MDGVILTSILLFWLFLVLSFVNFYSYSKNKETLKVHINEVAMTQQLMKVKKKSTLDRFIIFLSRYADDFSALGERINFYSESPDVEVLLIKAGNPYGLSVARFQGFKIVCVILGFIIGTFLFFLGFPFANVFFVTLPFIGFFIPIFLVRGKAKKRQELLRRDLPDFLDTVSISLQAGSGLDGAIKEVISYYIGPIQEEFSRFIQEIELGVPREKAYTEMLNRNDNVDFQNVIKSLIQGSRLGVPVATTFRNQANEMRRISLEQVKEKAAKASPKVTLITSFIIAPLIMLMILGLIILNMIYGEDSIFKLFSN